Part of the Dehalococcoidia bacterium genome, GTCATTTATTAGATCTAAATTATTAAACTTAATTTCATACGAAGTAACTATAATAACACTTATCGACTATAAATTCTTGGATAAATTTATATTATTTTTATAAATCTTTTCTTCTTTCTTTAGTCCTATTTTTAGAAATTTTTTTTCTCCAATCTTCAATTTTTTTATGATCCCCTGACAAAAGTATTTGAGGTACTTCTCTATCCTTAATTTTTTTAGGCCTCGTGTATACAGGTCCTTTTAGTAAATTTTTATAATTTTTACCAAAAGTATCATTATCAAGAGATTTTTCATTACCAATAATCCCAGGAATAAATCTAAGGAGTGATTCTAATAGAATTAAAGAAGGCAATTCTCCTCCTGACAAAATGAAGTCTCCAATAGATACTTCTATATTAACTTTTTCTTCTATGAATCTTTCGTCAACGCCTTCATATCTTCCACAAACTATTGCAATATTGTCGTTATTTAAGATTTCTAAAATAATATTTTGATCTAATTTTTTACCTTGAGGAGACATTAAAATGGTAAATGGATTAGATGATCTTAATCCTGAAATATAATCAATAGATTTCATAAGAGGTTCTGCCATCAGAACCATGCCTGGATCTCCCCCATATTGTTTATCATCAACTCTGCTGTGCTTATCTTCAGAAAAATTTCTGAGTTGGTGTGTCTTTATAATAATATCTTTTTCTGGGATAGATTTAGTTATAGGAGAATTTTGCAAGTACAAATCTATAATTTCTGGAAATATACTAACTATATCAATACTCTTCATATTAATGCTCTGTATTACCTGAAATCATCTTGAATATATGATCAAACAAAGGTACAGAAACTAATAATCCATCCTTAACTCCCCCTGGACTACCGGGAAGATTTAAGATTATTTTTTTGTTTGAGATTCCACATAGACCTCTATATAAAACAGAAGTTTCAATATTTTTATAAAATTGATTTCTTATAAGTTCAGGAATTCCAGGAATTTCTTTTTGAATCAAATTCTTAGTAGCTTCAGGAGTTACATCTCGACTTGAAACTCCAGTTCCTCCAGTTGTGATAATAAGATCTAGATCTTTATAATTTAAGAAATCACTTATGGTTTTACTAATTATATTTTTTTCATCAGGAATTATTTTTTTTTCTAAAAACTCATATTTTTTTTCTAAAGATTCTATTATTCTTAATCCCGCTAAATCAGATATATTTGGATCTTTAGACCTAGAGTCAGAAATAGTTATGCAAACAAATTTTTTCATATTCTAATATTATAAACATCTTTAAACTCGTATTGAACTGCAATTGAAAAAACAAAGTGATAAATGAGATTATAAAACTTTATAATATTTATAAATAAGGATATTTTTTTTTGCTTTTGAAAGATTTAGAAATACAACATAATCCTGTTATGGTTCCCGAAATATTGAAATACTTAGATGTTGTTTCAGGAGGGAGATATATTGATTGTACTCTTGGAGAAGGAGGGCATAGTAAATCAATACTTGATGCCAGTAATCCAGGAGGTGAGGTTTTAGGAATAGATGCAGATCATGAAGCAATAGAAGTTTCAAAATCAAGACTTGAAAAATATCAAGATAGAGCGATTTTTGTAAACGATAATTTTAGAAACCTAAGAAAAATTGCAATGAGAAGAAATTTTATACCTGCTCATGGAATTTTACTAGATTTAGGAGTTTCCTCACTACAACTTAACATCGAAACAAGAGGTTTTTCATTTATGAGAAAATCTCCTCTTGATATGCGATTCTCATTTAACCAAAAATTGACTGCTGATCAAGTAGTAAATACCTTTCAAGAAAACGAAATAGCTGATATTTTATATCATTTTGGTGACGAAAGAAGAGCTAGAAAAATAGCAAAAATTATAGTTGAAAATAGACCCATAAAACATTCTAATGAATTAGCTGAAATTATTAAGAAAAAAATATATATTTCAAATCATAAAATAAATCCAGCTACTAAAACATTTCAAGCATTGAGAATCTATATTAATGAAGAACTTTCTGCATTATCAGAAGTCTTGGAACAATCGCTCGAAATTATAGGAATTGGTGGAAGATTAGCAGTAATTTCTTATCACTCAATTGAAGATAGAATTGTAAAAAATTACTTTCGAAGGGAATCAAAATATTGTATTTGTTTACCAAATGTAATTAAATGTGAATGTAACCATGAGCCAAAACTTAAAGTTATTACAAAAAAACCTATTTCACCTTCATCGAATGAAATAATAAGTAATAGAAGAAGTAGAAGTGCAAAACTAAGGGTTATAGAAAGAATTTTATAATGGGAAAAATCTTAACGTTAGACATAGGTTCATCTTCATCTAAATTATGTTTATCTGAAAAAAAATTTAATAATCTTGATATTTTATTCTATGCTGAAAAAACATATGCAAATCCTGTAAGAGATAACCTTTCTAATGAAATGATTGACGTAATTTCCAATCAATTAAAAAATCTAATTAGAGATTATAAAAATGTTGAAAACGAAATAATAGATTGCAATCTTTCTTTTAGCGGAACTAATGTTTCTTCAGTGATTATAGAATCTTCATTAGAAAATTTGGACAGCTCAAAAATAATAACTCAAGAACAGCTTAATCTTTTGACAAAAAACAATCCAAAAATAAACTCTTTTTCATCAAAAAAAACTGCTCATATAATTGCTTTAGATTATAGTTTGGATGGGATGATTGGAATTAGACATCCTCTTGGAATGCATTCAAAAAATATATTAGTACAAAACTTATATGTGAATATTGATAGTGAACATTATGAGAAAATAGTTAAAGTTGTTACTGACTCAGGTCTAAAGTGTAATTTTATTACATCAGACATAGTTGCATCATCTAAATATTTGCTTAATTCTGATGAAAGAGAAATTGGTTCATTGATAATAGATATAGGTTCATCAACAACAAGCTATTGTCTTTCTAAAAAAGGAAACCCTGTACTTACTGGAGCTCTTCCAGTTGGAGGATCACAGTTCACCTCAGATTTATCAATTGCCTTTTCCACTAATATTGATTTTGCTAATCAATTAAAACTTGAAACAAGCTGCACACCTGAAAATGAAAGAATAGCAGAAAAAGTCATAGTAAGAGATAAAGATTCATCAAAAACTTTTGAAATTACAAAGCGTCAAATATCTCAAGTTCTTAAAGAAAGAGCTGTAGAAATATTTACCCTCATAAAACAAGATATCATAGAAAAAATGGGAGTGGAAAATCTACCAGAAAGATTAATTCTTTGCGGTGGAGGTAGTAAACTTCAGGGTATTGTGGCCCTAGGAAGATATATCTTTCAATCTAAAGCAAGATTAGCTGAGACTAAAAACTTAAAATTCTTAGGCGAAAATTTACCTTTGGAATCTATGGCAGTAATTTCTTCAGCTAACTTAATTCATGAATTGGATTTTCAAAATGAATATATACATAAATCAAATTCAGTTACGTCAGAAAATGGGATAAATAGTTTCAGCATAGAAACAAAAAAACTTAGTAGTATTTCATCAAATGTAGAAAATAATGTTAAAATGTTACTATTGAACATAAATCAGTANATAAAAAAGATCATTTCTTTAATTAAAAGATAGGAAATAATTTTGGCAGAAGATGTAAAAGAAAATATTGGACAAGCTAAAGTAGCTGTTATTGGTGTTGGTGGTGGTGGTTCCAATGCTGTTAACAGAATGTATAGAAATAAAATACCATATATTGAGTATGCAACGATAAATACAGATGCACAAGCTCTATCTCACTCAGATGTACCACAGAAACTAAGAGTAGGTGATAGATTAGCCAGAGGTATGGGTGTAGGCGGAAACCCAGAAAAAGGAAGACTTTGTCATGAAGAAGATAGAGAGCATATATTAGAACTCGTTGGCGGTCAAGATATGGTCTTTATAGCAGCTGGTATGGGAGGTGGAACAGGAACTGGAGGCGCACCTGTAGTTGCTAGTGTTGCTAAAGAAGCGGGAGCACTCACTGTTGGAGTTGTTACAAAACCATTTGCTTTTGAAGGATCTCAACGAACAAAACAAGCAATAGAAGGAGTAGCTAGGCTTGAGGAACAATGCGACACACTAATAGTTGTTCCTAATGATAGATTATTACTTGCAACAGAAACCAATATATCTATGGATATGGCATTTAGAAGAGCAGATGATGTACTTAGGCAAGGAGTTCAATCAATCGCTGAATTAATCTTGGTTCCCGGAGAAATAAATCTTGATTTTGCTGATGTTACTACAATCATGAAAAACGCAGGACCTGCTTGGATGGCAATAGGAACAGGCAAGGGAGAGGACAAAGCAATTGAAGCTGCAGAAATGGCAATTTCATCACCATTACTAGAGCAGACCATAGATGGAGCTAAGGGAGTATTGTTTAATATTACTGGAGGTTCTGACTTATCAATCAACGAAATTGAACAAGCATCCCAAACTATTTCATCTGTCGTAGACCCTGAAGCAAATATTATATTTGGTACTGTTACAGACGAAAAACTAAATAATGAAATGAGAATTACGCTAATTGGTACCGGATTTCCTTCCTTGGAAAGTCCCTACAAGCCAGAAAAAAATGAAACTAATATTTCTTCAAGTGATCGCCCTTTACCCAATCAGGAATCAACTAGGAATAACAAAAACGATCTTGATATACCTCCATTTCTAAGAAAGTAAATTATAAATAATCTGATCTGAATAATAACTTTTTTCATTAATAACTTGTTTTATTACAATTTAGATGCACAATATGTTGTACAGGTCCCTTGACAAAGGCACAACAAATAGTAGATATTATAACTAACCCAAAATTTTTTAAGGTATTTTATATTATTTGTTATGAATTGTCCCTATTGTGAAAATGAAGAGTCTAAAGTAGTTGATTCTAGAGATGCTCAGGATGGAATAAGAAGAAGAAGAGAATGCTTACTATGCTCTCTTAGGTTTACTACTTATGAAAAAATACATTCTCAACTTCTGAACGTCGTTAAAAAGGACAATACCAAAGAGGCTTTTTCTTTAGAAAAACTTACTAGGAGTATATCAACTGCGTGTAAGAAAAGGCCAGTTTCTATAGAAAGGATTGAAAAAATTGGAGATGACATAGAAACAAATTTACTTCAAAATTATGGTGCTGAAATTGAGTCAAGATTAATAGGCCAATTAGTTCTGAATGAACTAATGAATATTGATAAGGTAAGTTATATCAGGTTTTCAAGCGTTTACAGAAATTTCGAAGATGAAAATAGTTTTGTTAATGAAATAGATAAAATGAAAAATGAAAAAAATGTAGTAGATAAAAAGCAGATGGAAATGTTTCCAAAAGAAAAAAATCAAAAAAGAAAAGGAGAAAAAGTCAATGGTTCAAACAAAAAAAACTAGCACAAACTTAGGTAGATACGGAGAAGTAATCAATGATTTTGAGCCTGCTCCATTAACCGATAATTCTAAAGTAGTTCTCGAACACAGATATTTATTAAAAGACGAAAACAATGAAGTTATTGAAACTCCTAACGAAATGTTTATTAGAGTTGCCAAAGCTCTTGCTAAACCTGAAAAGTCCTATGGTTTAGATGATGTAGGAGTAAAGCAAATCGAAAACTTATTTTATCAATCAATGGCAAGTCTAGAATTTTTACCTAATTCTCCAACTCTTATGAATGCTGGTACAGGAGCAGGAACTTTATCAGCATGCTTTGTTTTACCCTTGACTGATTCAATGGAAGGAATTATGAAAGCTGCCCATGACGCGGCTATGGTGCAAAAATTTGGTGGTGGAACTGGTTTTTCCTTATCAGAAATAAGACCTACAGGAACTCCAATTGCTACAACTCACGGAAAAGCATGTGGGCCAATTGCAGTGCTTAAACTATTGTCATCTGTTTCTACTTTGGTAACTCAAGGGGGGAAAAGAGATGGTGCTAACATGGCAGTTATGGACGTACATCACCCAAATATTCTTGATTTTATTGAATGTAAAACTATAGAAGGTCAAATTCATAATTTCAATATTTCTGTGGGAGCATCCGATGAATTTATGGAAGCAGTTAAGAATGGTACAGAATATTCTTTGTATGTAAAATCTGATCCAGCCGATGAAAATAGTGAGAAAGTAGTTGCAGGAAAGCTAGATGCTAGAGAGGTNTTTGCAAAAATTGTTCATGGCGCATGGTTAAATGGAGAGCCAGGCATGATAT contains:
- the trmD gene encoding tRNA (guanosine(37)-N1)-methyltransferase TrmD → MKSIDIVSIFPEIIDLYLQNSPITKSIPEKDIIIKTHQLRNFSEDKHSRVDDKQYGGDPGMVLMAEPLMKSIDYISGLRSSNPFTILMSPQGKKLDQNIILEILNNDNIAIVCGRYEGVDERFIEEKVNIEVSIGDFILSGGELPSLILLESLLRFIPGIIGNEKSLDNDTFGKNYKNLLKGPVYTRPKKIKDREVPQILLSGDHKKIEDWRKKISKNRTKERRKDL
- a CDS encoding MogA/MoaB family molybdenum cofactor biosynthesis protein gives rise to the protein MKKFVCITISDSRSKDPNISDLAGLRIIESLEKKYEFLEKKIIPDEKNIISKTISDFLNYKDLDLIITTGGTGVSSRDVTPEATKNLIQKEIPGIPELIRNQFYKNIETSVLYRGLCGISNKKIILNLPGSPGGVKDGLLVSVPLFDHIFKMISGNTEH
- the rsmH gene encoding 16S rRNA (cytosine(1402)-N(4))-methyltransferase RsmH, with the protein product MKDLEIQHNPVMVPEILKYLDVVSGGRYIDCTLGEGGHSKSILDASNPGGEVLGIDADHEAIEVSKSRLEKYQDRAIFVNDNFRNLRKIAMRRNFIPAHGILLDLGVSSLQLNIETRGFSFMRKSPLDMRFSFNQKLTADQVVNTFQENEIADILYHFGDERRARKIAKIIVENRPIKHSNELAEIIKKKIYISNHKINPATKTFQALRIYINEELSALSEVLEQSLEIIGIGGRLAVISYHSIEDRIVKNYFRRESKYCICLPNVIKCECNHEPKLKVITKKPISPSSNEIISNRRSRSAKLRVIERIL
- the ftsA gene encoding cell division protein FtsA, with the protein product MGKILTLDIGSSSSKLCLSEKKFNNLDILFYAEKTYANPVRDNLSNEMIDVISNQLKNLIRDYKNVENEIIDCNLSFSGTNVSSVIIESSLENLDSSKIITQEQLNLLTKNNPKINSFSSKKTAHIIALDYSLDGMIGIRHPLGMHSKNILVQNLYVNIDSEHYEKIVKVVTDSGLKCNFITSDIVASSKYLLNSDEREIGSLIIDIGSSTTSYCLSKKGNPVLTGALPVGGSQFTSDLSIAFSTNIDFANQLKLETSCTPENERIAEKVIVRDKDSSKTFEITKRQISQVLKERAVEIFTLIKQDIIEKMGVENLPERLILCGGGSKLQGIVALGRYIFQSKARLAETKNLKFLGENLPLESMAVISSANLIHELDFQNEYIHKSNSVTSENGINSFSIETKKLSSISSNVENNVKMLLLNINQXIKKIISLIKR
- the ftsZ gene encoding cell division protein FtsZ, which translates into the protein MAEDVKENIGQAKVAVIGVGGGGSNAVNRMYRNKIPYIEYATINTDAQALSHSDVPQKLRVGDRLARGMGVGGNPEKGRLCHEEDREHILELVGGQDMVFIAAGMGGGTGTGGAPVVASVAKEAGALTVGVVTKPFAFEGSQRTKQAIEGVARLEEQCDTLIVVPNDRLLLATETNISMDMAFRRADDVLRQGVQSIAELILVPGEINLDFADVTTIMKNAGPAWMAIGTGKGEDKAIEAAEMAISSPLLEQTIDGAKGVLFNITGGSDLSINEIEQASQTISSVVDPEANIIFGTVTDEKLNNEMRITLIGTGFPSLESPYKPEKNETNISSSDRPLPNQESTRNNKNDLDIPPFLRK